The following are from one region of the Indicator indicator isolate 239-I01 chromosome 14, UM_Iind_1.1, whole genome shotgun sequence genome:
- the CDC42EP1 gene encoding cdc42 effector protein 1, translated as MSLGKLPVLSWVSGSHGKRRLKSELTPDMISPPLGDFRHTMHVGRGGDVFGDTSFLSNHGGDGAAKAHGFFARTLRHVRRAPLRGRGSVDQASASPAPPPVSPIIKNAVSLPQLNEGLYESGGTRPLTSKFSFKSGSNSFSKTHQAYGLESGFCTIPRVPRLEKAQEGALPGEEELKQSDSLLSFRLDLGPSLMSELLQVMSFSETNGGEAREDDSDLPCSDGTNDGVLLASGESHGEDKATFSFWEHSGQSGLSGASSLPGLSVHANGEAHAIEDPAWASGPGAVPRGTTWQGHWNDCTIDTEEFDRAAQVLARHYGGTSTPRSSEKGEGPRQARTQTPWESPSSSSWRSQVTGESQSSEATWNQGEEEEEEARLCGLQEGYAGARVGRSNSFEYADEEEEDEVKV; from the exons ATGAGCCTGGGGAAGCTGCCGGTGCTCAGCTGGGTGTCAGGCTCCCACGGCAAGCGGCGGCTGAAGTCGGAGCTGACGCCGGACATGATCAGCCCACCGCTGGGGGACTTCCGGCACACCATGCACGTGGGGCGCGGCGGGGACGTCTTCGGGGACACGTCTTTCCTCAGCAACCATGGCGGGGACGGCGCGGCCAAGGCCCACGGCTTCTTTGCCCGCACGCTGCGGCACGTCCGGCGGGCGCCGCTGCGGGGCCGCGGCAGCGTGGACCAGGCGTCGGCGTCACCGGCCCCGCCGCCCGTCTCGCCCATCATCAAGAACGCCGTCTCCCTGCCGCAGCTCAACGAGGGCTTGTACGAGAGCGGCGGCACTCGGCCCTTGACCAGCAAGTTCTCCTTCAAGAGCGGCTCCAACAGCTTCTCCAAAACTCACCAGGCCTACG GGCTAGAGTCTGGGTTTTGCACCATTCCTCGTGTCCCTCGCTTGGAAAAGGCCCAGGAGGGTGCCTTGCCTGGGGAAGAAGAGCTGAAGCAGTCAGACTCACTGCTGTCCTTCCGCCTGGATCTGGGGCCCTCCCTGATGAGCGAGCTCCTCCAGGTGATGAGCTTCTCCGAAACCAATGGAGGAGAGGCAAGGGAGGATGACTCAGACCTCCCATGTAGTGATGGGACCAACGATGGGGTCCTTCTGGCCTCAGGGGAATCCCACGGAGAGGACAAGGCAACCTTCAGCTTCTGGGAGCACTCTGGGCAAAGCGGCCTGTCTGGGGCCAGCTCCTTGCCAGGACTGTCAGTCCATGCCAATGGAGAGGCACATGCCATCGAGGACCCTGCCTGGGCATCAGGGCCAGGGGCAGTGCCCAGAGGCACCACATGGCAGGGGCACTGGAATGACTGCACCATCGATACAGAAGAGTTTGACCGGGCAGCCCAGGTCCTGGCTCGTCATTACGGTGGCACCAGCACCCCACGGAGCTCGGAGAAGGGCGAGGGTCCCCGGCAGGCCCGGACGCAGACCCCCTGGgagagccccagcagcagctcctggaggtcACAAGTGACAGGGGAAAGCCAGTCCTCTGAGGCCACCTGgaaccaaggagaagaggaagaggaggaagccagGCTCTGTGGCCTGCAGGAAGGGTATGCTGGTGCCCGGGTGGGGCGCAGCAATTCTTTTGAGTATGccgatgaggaggaggaggatgaagtcAAGGTGTGA